One genomic segment of Chitinophaga parva includes these proteins:
- a CDS encoding SusC/RagA family TonB-linked outer membrane protein, protein MHTTDPCYVTGLLPSQRRRYANFLRPVLRVVNVLAILLLVLAGATKAGTLTGTAFYGDSTITGRIVDENSHPLPGATVSLKANPARGATTDATGHFAINASANDVLVITFIGYNRKEIPVGAQRQINVQLEVSATSLEKVVVVGYGTQKRGEVTGAISSVDADAMKEQPAASLQQSLQGKTPGVQITQNSGSPGKNAEVRVRGLTSINNSDVLYVVDGVPLTANGINAIDPDNIASVQILKDASSQAIYGSRGANGVVLIETKKGSRNNSHVYVNAYAGTQQVRKKLKLLNTQDFIMLNTEAFKNAGQASPWTNPAQYTTNTNWQDAMFQTAPVQSYDVAFGGGSDKVTYRMSGNYFSQDGIITGSTFKRASFTLNSSFRPIEKVEVGENISVARSTQILVGEGATSRVDLLSALSMDPSVHIKDTAGNYLPARYSDIQNPLASINYTSKNHPYNNWSVVGNTYLQVKPVKDLTLRSSLAIDLNFADDKAFTPTYYVSASQNNPIASLSQSKAVGYSWTWDNTATYEKRIAEDHEIKVLAGISAQQYSYDYVRGANQGQPGNAAYLQYLDAGTANPTVAGSMVRWSLLSYMGRVNYNFRQKYFLTGTIRRDGSSKFGENNKYGNFPSASVGWALSKENFLRNAHAVDNLMLRASWGIVGNQASAGYYDFASNINNGYYAFGSNPQLTAEPAGLGNPNLKWEQVRQFDLGLDFKFLEDFSGYVDYYDKKTNNMLLRIPILFESGYSTGPLTNVASMANAGLEFQLDWNHTFGSFNVHAGGNFATLHNKVLSLENEGAQIFSSPNMTMAGHRVAEFYGYVADGVFQNQGEIDAHPGQPKAAPGDIRFKDLNGDKVIDDKDQTFLGSPLPDLQYGFSAGASFKGFDLNLSFFGVSGSKIYQSYKYNTNGFFISNYNMEEETLGRWHGEGTSYRIPRLNAADPNYNARASSYYLSNGNYLRLRNVTLGYNFPQKMMDRWKINGLRVYASAQNLFVFTHYNGYDPEIGITFGGNAGTLNLGQDNVNYPQPRILTAGVNITL, encoded by the coding sequence ATGCACACAACCGATCCTTGCTATGTAACCGGCTTACTGCCCTCACAGCGCCGGCGTTATGCCAACTTCCTGCGCCCCGTATTGCGGGTGGTTAATGTACTTGCCATTTTACTGCTCGTTCTTGCCGGCGCCACTAAGGCCGGAACCCTTACTGGTACTGCCTTCTACGGGGATTCCACCATCACCGGCCGCATCGTGGATGAGAACAGCCATCCCCTGCCCGGTGCCACCGTGTCACTCAAGGCCAATCCCGCCCGTGGCGCTACAACAGATGCCACCGGCCACTTTGCCATCAATGCATCCGCCAATGATGTGCTGGTGATCACCTTCATTGGTTACAACCGCAAAGAAATACCCGTAGGGGCCCAGCGCCAGATCAACGTACAGCTGGAAGTATCAGCCACCAGCCTGGAAAAAGTAGTGGTAGTAGGTTACGGTACCCAGAAAAGGGGAGAGGTGACCGGCGCTATTTCTTCCGTGGATGCAGATGCCATGAAAGAGCAACCCGCTGCCAGCCTGCAGCAATCCCTGCAGGGCAAAACACCCGGCGTACAGATCACGCAGAACTCCGGCTCGCCCGGTAAGAATGCGGAAGTACGCGTGCGCGGCCTCACCTCTATCAACAATTCCGATGTACTGTACGTGGTGGACGGCGTACCCCTCACGGCCAACGGCATCAACGCCATTGATCCTGATAACATTGCTTCCGTGCAGATCCTCAAAGATGCTTCTTCCCAGGCCATCTACGGCTCCCGCGGTGCAAACGGTGTGGTACTTATTGAAACCAAGAAAGGCAGCCGCAATAACTCCCACGTGTATGTGAATGCTTACGCCGGCACCCAGCAGGTAAGGAAAAAACTGAAGCTGCTGAACACCCAGGATTTTATCATGCTGAACACGGAAGCATTTAAGAATGCCGGCCAGGCCTCACCCTGGACCAATCCTGCGCAGTACACCACTAACACCAACTGGCAGGATGCCATGTTCCAGACCGCGCCGGTGCAGAGCTACGATGTGGCCTTTGGTGGGGGCAGCGATAAGGTTACCTATCGTATGAGCGGCAACTACTTCAGCCAGGATGGTATCATCACTGGTTCTACGTTTAAGCGTGCTTCCTTCACACTCAATTCTTCTTTCCGCCCCATAGAAAAAGTGGAAGTAGGGGAGAATATTTCTGTGGCCAGGAGCACACAGATCCTGGTGGGCGAAGGGGCTACTAGCCGCGTGGATCTCCTGTCTGCCCTGAGCATGGACCCTTCCGTGCACATAAAGGATACTGCCGGCAACTACCTGCCCGCACGTTATTCTGATATTCAGAACCCGCTGGCCAGTATCAACTACACTTCCAAAAACCATCCTTACAACAACTGGTCTGTGGTAGGCAATACCTACCTGCAGGTGAAGCCTGTCAAGGACCTCACGCTGCGTTCCAGCCTGGCCATTGATCTCAACTTTGCAGACGATAAGGCTTTCACTCCTACTTACTACGTGTCTGCCTCCCAGAACAATCCTATTGCCAGCCTGTCCCAATCAAAGGCGGTAGGTTATAGCTGGACCTGGGATAACACCGCCACGTATGAAAAGCGCATTGCGGAAGATCACGAAATAAAAGTGCTGGCCGGTATTTCCGCGCAGCAGTACAGTTATGATTATGTAAGAGGCGCTAACCAGGGCCAGCCCGGCAATGCCGCTTACCTGCAATACCTGGATGCCGGTACGGCCAATCCCACGGTGGCCGGCAGCATGGTGCGCTGGAGCCTTTTGTCTTACATGGGCCGCGTGAATTATAACTTCCGCCAGAAGTATTTCCTCACCGGTACCATCCGCCGCGACGGCTCTTCCAAATTTGGAGAGAACAACAAGTACGGTAATTTCCCCTCTGCATCCGTAGGCTGGGCGCTGAGCAAAGAGAATTTCCTGCGCAATGCACATGCCGTCGACAACCTGATGCTGCGCGCCAGCTGGGGCATTGTGGGCAACCAGGCCAGCGCCGGTTATTACGATTTTGCATCCAATATCAATAACGGTTATTACGCCTTTGGCAGCAATCCACAGCTCACCGCGGAACCGGCAGGCCTGGGTAATCCTAACCTGAAATGGGAACAGGTGCGCCAGTTTGACCTGGGCCTGGACTTCAAGTTCCTGGAGGATTTCAGCGGTTACGTGGACTACTACGATAAGAAGACGAATAACATGCTGCTACGTATTCCCATCCTGTTTGAAAGCGGCTACTCCACCGGCCCCCTCACGAACGTGGCTTCCATGGCCAACGCTGGCCTGGAGTTCCAGCTGGACTGGAACCACACGTTTGGCAGCTTTAATGTGCATGCAGGCGGCAACTTTGCTACGCTGCATAATAAAGTACTGAGCCTGGAAAACGAAGGTGCACAGATCTTCAGCAGTCCCAATATGACCATGGCCGGCCACCGCGTGGCGGAGTTCTATGGTTATGTAGCAGATGGCGTATTCCAGAACCAGGGAGAGATAGACGCGCATCCCGGCCAGCCCAAAGCTGCCCCCGGCGATATCCGTTTCAAGGATCTCAATGGCGATAAGGTGATCGATGATAAAGACCAGACCTTCCTGGGTAGTCCCCTGCCTGACCTGCAGTATGGCTTCAGCGCAGGTGCCAGCTTTAAAGGCTTTGACCTGAACCTGTCATTCTTTGGGGTATCCGGCAGCAAGATCTACCAGTCTTACAAGTACAATACAAACGGCTTTTTTATTTCCAACTACAACATGGAAGAAGAAACCCTGGGCAGGTGGCATGGAGAAGGTACCAGCTACCGCATTCCCCGCCTGAACGCAGCAGATCCGAACTACAATGCAAGGGCATCCAGTTATTATTTGTCTAACGGTAACTACCTGCGCCTGCGCAATGTGACCCTGGGTTACAACTTCCCGCAGAAGATGATGGACCGGTGGAAGATCAATGGACTGCGCGTGTATGCATCTGCGCAGAACCTGTTTGTATTTACACACTACAATGGTTACGATCCCGAGATCGGTATTACGTTTGGCGGTAACGCCGGCACCCTCAACCTGGGCCAGGATAACGTGAACTATCCGCAGCCCCGCATCCTCACTGCCGGTGTAAACATTACCTTATAA
- a CDS encoding RagB/SusD family nutrient uptake outer membrane protein, whose amino-acid sequence MKKILALSILAVTAASCSKFLDEDPTAHLSTSTYYKTAADAEAAVNAVYAAMRPQNFFALDTRIAVGDIMSDDAEKGGGGASDVAEMQQLKLFTTKPDNSYVQGAWQYNYHGVYLANLVLDKVPAIDMNQQEKQHILAQAYFLRAYFNLQLVQLFGNVPLITKPLETGEYNQLQVTPDKVWAQIESDADSAILFLPKASDLTADQQGKATIGAAQSLLLYAYMWQKKWTQAQQTGDAIITSGQYSPSGDYAKLFTTAGEFNPGSIFEINMANIPGKGVGSNINLWENARNTWGYGFVTPTQDLVNAFEKGDPRLKATVIANGDVLSDGSVANTTTSQTGYWNKKYWLPAAEIPFNAGGSVADGPTNERIFRLEVVKLWTAEAALHNGDAAHATKLVNEVRLRARTSGGNTDMSILPDYTTVTLDNVYHEMRVETALGDHLRFFELVRTGKAATTLPGYTDGVNNYLPIPLREIQLSNGKLVQNHGY is encoded by the coding sequence ATGAAAAAAATACTTGCACTTTCCATACTGGCTGTTACGGCAGCCTCCTGCTCTAAATTCCTGGATGAAGATCCTACCGCGCATCTTTCCACCTCCACCTACTATAAAACTGCTGCCGATGCGGAGGCCGCGGTGAACGCAGTGTACGCAGCCATGCGCCCGCAGAACTTTTTTGCGCTGGATACCCGCATTGCCGTGGGCGATATCATGAGCGATGACGCGGAAAAAGGCGGTGGCGGCGCTTCCGATGTAGCAGAGATGCAGCAGCTGAAGCTCTTCACCACGAAACCGGATAACAGTTATGTACAAGGCGCCTGGCAATACAATTACCACGGCGTTTACCTGGCAAACCTGGTGCTGGACAAGGTGCCGGCCATCGACATGAACCAGCAGGAAAAGCAGCACATCCTGGCCCAGGCCTATTTCCTGCGCGCTTATTTTAACCTGCAACTGGTGCAGCTTTTTGGCAACGTGCCGCTGATCACCAAGCCCCTGGAAACCGGCGAGTATAACCAACTGCAGGTAACACCCGACAAGGTGTGGGCGCAGATAGAAAGTGATGCAGACAGCGCCATCCTCTTCCTGCCCAAAGCATCTGACCTTACGGCAGACCAGCAGGGCAAGGCTACCATCGGTGCTGCACAATCCCTGCTCCTCTATGCTTACATGTGGCAAAAGAAGTGGACGCAGGCCCAGCAGACAGGGGATGCGATCATCACTTCCGGCCAGTATTCCCCTTCCGGTGATTATGCAAAGCTGTTCACCACCGCAGGTGAATTCAATCCCGGTTCTATCTTCGAGATCAATATGGCCAACATTCCCGGTAAGGGCGTAGGCTCTAACATTAACCTGTGGGAAAACGCCCGCAACACCTGGGGGTACGGCTTTGTAACCCCTACGCAGGACCTGGTGAATGCCTTTGAAAAAGGCGATCCCCGTTTGAAAGCCACCGTGATCGCCAACGGTGATGTGCTCTCTGATGGCTCGGTGGCCAATACCACCACCAGCCAGACGGGGTACTGGAATAAAAAATACTGGCTGCCTGCTGCCGAGATTCCTTTCAATGCTGGTGGCAGCGTGGCAGACGGCCCTACCAATGAACGCATCTTCCGCCTGGAAGTAGTGAAGCTGTGGACGGCGGAAGCAGCCCTGCACAACGGTGATGCGGCCCACGCTACAAAGCTGGTGAATGAAGTAAGGCTGCGCGCCCGCACCAGTGGCGGCAATACGGATATGAGCATCCTGCCGGATTACACCACCGTAACATTGGACAACGTGTACCATGAAATGCGCGTGGAAACAGCCCTGGGCGATCACCTGCGCTTCTTTGAACTGGTACGTACCGGCAAGGCGGCCACCACGCTGCCGGGCTATACAGATGGTGTAAATAACTACCTGCCTATTCCGTTGAGAGAGATCCAGCTGAGCAACGGTAAGCTGGTGCAAAACCATGGCTACTGA